In the genome of Nonlabens sp. MB-3u-79, one region contains:
- the lipB gene encoding lipoyl(octanoyl) transferase LipB: MNKKVNFQDLGRKDYKETWDYQEQLFKTVLDTKIKNRREDAGLETSNHLLFVEHDHVYTLGKSGDLENLLANEALLEKIGATFYKINRGGDITYHGPGQITGYPILDLDNFFTDIHKYLRFLEEIFIKILADYGLKGERSDGETGVWLDPGTPFARKICALGVRASRWVTMHGFAFNVNTNLGYFDHIIPCGIDDKAVTSLAAELKREVDLEEVKSKIKRYFAELFEAELV, translated from the coding sequence ATGAACAAAAAAGTAAATTTCCAGGATCTAGGTCGCAAGGATTACAAAGAAACTTGGGATTATCAAGAACAGCTTTTTAAGACTGTTCTAGATACTAAAATCAAAAACAGACGAGAGGATGCTGGACTGGAAACTTCCAACCATTTACTTTTTGTAGAACACGATCATGTTTATACCCTAGGTAAAAGTGGCGACCTTGAAAATTTACTAGCAAATGAAGCTCTATTGGAAAAAATAGGAGCTACTTTTTACAAGATCAATCGCGGTGGTGATATTACCTATCACGGGCCAGGTCAGATTACTGGTTATCCTATTCTAGATCTGGATAATTTCTTTACCGATATTCACAAATACCTTCGTTTTCTAGAAGAAATCTTTATTAAAATCTTAGCTGACTATGGCCTTAAAGGAGAACGTAGCGATGGAGAAACTGGCGTTTGGTTGGATCCAGGAACACCCTTTGCTCGTAAGATTTGTGCATTGGGAGTACGCGCAAGTCGCTGGGTGACTATGCATGGCTTTGCCTTTAATGTGAATACCAATTTGGGCTATTTTGATCATATCATTCCATGTGGTATTGATGATAAAGCGGTCACCTCACTAGCTGCGGAACTCAAAAGAGAGGTAGACCTAGAAGAAGTGAAATCTAAAATCAAAAGGTACTTTGCAGAGCTTTTTGAGGCAGAGTTGGTTTAA
- a CDS encoding YqaE/Pmp3 family membrane protein, with amino-acid sequence MSVWRVILSIIFPPLAVIGKGCGSIIIVFILTLLGWIPGVIAALIILNNPDR; translated from the coding sequence ATGAGCGTCTGGCGTGTTATCCTTTCCATTATTTTCCCGCCACTAGCCGTCATAGGCAAAGGCTGCGGTTCTATAATTATTGTTTTTATACTTACCCTATTAGGCTGGATTCCTGGTGTGATTGCTGCATTGATTATTTTGAATAATCCAGATAGGTAA
- the lysS gene encoding lysine--tRNA ligase produces MQLSEQEIVRREKLGKLREMGIDPYPAALYPVDSTSKKIKADFKEGKQVVIAGRLMRKKIQGKASFGEIQDADGRIQVYFNRDEICPGEDKSMYNDVFKKLLDLGDFIGIKGELFTTQVGEITVNIKEYTLLSKALKPLPLPKTNAEGKKYDEFNDPEMRYRQRYADLVVNPHVKEVFIKRTKLFNAMRSFFNDREYFEVETPILQPIPGGAAARPFITHHNSLDMPLYMRIANELYLKRLIVGGFDGVYEFSKNFRNEGMDRTHNPEFTAMEIYVAYKDYNWMMDFTEELLEHCAVSVNGATTSQFGEHTIEWKAPYPRVTMRQSIIDFTGFDIDGKNEEELFAFAKAEGIEVNATMGKGKLIDEIFGEKCEGNYIQPTFITDYPKEMSPLCKQHRDNPELTERFELMVCGKEIANAYSELNDPIEQRERFETQLALADRGDDEAMFIDQDFLRALEYGMPPTSGLGIGMDRLIMYLTNNPSIQEVLFFPQMKPENTISIELNEEEQLVFDLLSKSGKIELNALKDQTGLSNKKWDKSIKGLTGKKAAKVSKTDEGLFVEVA; encoded by the coding sequence ATGCAACTTTCTGAACAAGAAATCGTACGCCGTGAGAAACTCGGCAAGCTGCGTGAGATGGGAATAGACCCTTATCCAGCCGCACTTTATCCAGTAGACTCTACCTCTAAAAAGATAAAAGCAGATTTCAAAGAAGGTAAACAGGTAGTTATTGCTGGACGTTTGATGCGTAAGAAGATACAGGGAAAAGCTTCTTTTGGAGAAATTCAAGATGCCGATGGACGTATTCAAGTTTATTTTAACCGCGACGAGATTTGTCCTGGAGAAGATAAATCCATGTACAATGATGTGTTTAAAAAGTTACTTGACCTTGGAGACTTTATAGGGATCAAAGGAGAGCTTTTTACAACTCAAGTAGGAGAGATTACAGTCAACATTAAGGAATATACCTTATTGAGTAAAGCCCTAAAACCTTTACCACTCCCTAAAACAAATGCCGAAGGAAAGAAGTATGACGAATTTAACGATCCTGAAATGCGCTACCGACAGCGCTATGCAGATCTTGTCGTAAACCCACATGTGAAGGAAGTGTTTATTAAAAGAACCAAGCTTTTTAATGCGATGCGTTCGTTTTTTAACGACCGTGAATATTTTGAAGTAGAAACGCCTATCCTACAACCTATTCCTGGTGGAGCTGCAGCAAGACCATTTATCACGCACCACAACTCGCTGGACATGCCGCTTTATATGCGTATTGCAAATGAGTTGTACTTAAAAAGATTGATCGTAGGTGGTTTTGACGGTGTCTATGAATTCAGTAAAAACTTCCGTAACGAAGGGATGGATCGCACGCACAATCCAGAATTTACAGCTATGGAAATATATGTAGCCTATAAAGACTACAACTGGATGATGGACTTTACAGAAGAGCTTTTGGAGCATTGTGCGGTGAGTGTGAATGGAGCAACTACCAGCCAATTTGGAGAACACACAATTGAATGGAAAGCACCTTACCCGAGAGTAACCATGCGCCAGTCGATTATTGATTTCACAGGTTTTGATATTGATGGGAAAAATGAGGAAGAGTTGTTCGCTTTCGCGAAAGCGGAAGGAATAGAAGTCAACGCTACCATGGGGAAAGGAAAGTTAATCGATGAGATCTTTGGAGAGAAATGTGAAGGCAACTACATACAGCCTACTTTTATCACAGATTATCCTAAAGAAATGTCTCCCTTATGTAAGCAACACCGAGATAATCCAGAATTAACCGAGCGTTTTGAATTAATGGTTTGTGGTAAGGAAATCGCAAATGCTTATTCAGAGCTAAACGATCCTATAGAACAAAGAGAGCGTTTTGAAACCCAACTTGCCCTTGCCGATCGTGGTGATGACGAGGCGATGTTTATCGATCAAGACTTCTTAAGAGCACTGGAATACGGTATGCCTCCTACTTCTGGATTGGGAATAGGAATGGATAGATTGATCATGTATTTAACTAATAATCCATCGATTCAAGAAGTGCTGTTCTTCCCACAGATGAAGCCAGAAAACACTATTTCAATAGAGCTTAATGAAGAGGAACAATTGGTTTTTGATTTGCTTTCTAAGTCAGGAAAAATCGAATTGAACGCATTAAAAGATCAAACTGGATTAAGTAATAAGAAATGGGATAAATCTATCAAAGGACTGACCGGCAAAAAAGCAGCTAAAGTTTCTAAAACAGATGAAGGGCTTTTTGTGGAGGTTGCTTAA
- the hemL gene encoding glutamate-1-semialdehyde 2,1-aminomutase, with translation MSFIYQRSSALFQEAKIYIPGGVNSPVRAFNAVGGDPVFVESAKGAYLQTEDGHQIIDYIASWGPMILGHAFEPVVEAVINATKKGTSYGMPTAIETEIAKLALSMVPNVDQIRMVNSGTEACMSAVRLARGYTGRDKIIKFAGCYHGHSDSFLIQAGSGAVTFGSPNSPGVTPGTAKDTLLAPYNNLDQVADIFKKNKGEIACVIIEPIAGNMGCIPPQEGFLEGIRSLCDENGALFIFDEVMTGFRLAQGGAQETTGVKADIVTYGKVIGGGLPVGAFAARQEIMNHLAPLGPVYQAGTLSGNPLAMSAGLAMLSHLKNHPEVFDSLAAKTEYLHKGIDSVLSEKGIDYQINRYGSMMSVHFTDQEVVDFASAATGNNDWFKKFFHGLLERGIYLPPSAFESYFLNDALSYEDLDKTIEASREVVAKW, from the coding sequence ATGTCATTTATTTACCAAAGAAGTAGTGCGCTTTTTCAAGAAGCAAAAATATATATCCCTGGAGGGGTGAACTCTCCAGTAAGAGCTTTTAATGCCGTAGGGGGTGACCCTGTTTTTGTAGAAAGCGCAAAAGGTGCGTATTTACAAACAGAAGACGGTCATCAAATTATAGATTACATCGCCTCATGGGGGCCTATGATTTTAGGTCATGCTTTTGAGCCTGTTGTAGAGGCCGTGATCAACGCAACAAAAAAAGGTACTTCTTATGGAATGCCTACCGCTATTGAAACAGAAATTGCAAAACTCGCCCTTTCTATGGTTCCTAACGTGGATCAAATCAGAATGGTGAATTCTGGTACAGAGGCTTGCATGAGTGCCGTAAGACTTGCTAGAGGTTATACCGGGCGAGACAAGATCATAAAATTTGCTGGATGTTACCACGGTCATAGTGATTCCTTTTTGATTCAAGCGGGTAGTGGTGCAGTGACTTTTGGTAGTCCTAATAGTCCTGGCGTGACTCCAGGTACTGCAAAAGACACCTTACTGGCACCCTATAATAACTTAGATCAGGTAGCTGATATATTTAAGAAAAACAAAGGGGAGATTGCCTGTGTAATTATAGAACCTATTGCTGGAAACATGGGGTGTATCCCACCCCAAGAAGGTTTCTTAGAAGGCATCAGATCGTTGTGCGATGAAAACGGCGCTTTATTTATTTTTGATGAAGTAATGACTGGTTTTAGACTGGCTCAAGGGGGTGCACAAGAAACTACTGGTGTAAAAGCAGATATAGTTACGTATGGTAAGGTGATAGGCGGCGGACTGCCTGTAGGGGCGTTTGCTGCTCGTCAAGAAATAATGAACCACCTGGCTCCATTAGGACCAGTGTATCAAGCAGGAACCTTAAGCGGGAATCCGCTGGCGATGAGTGCTGGTCTAGCGATGTTGTCTCATTTGAAAAATCATCCTGAAGTTTTTGATAGCTTAGCTGCTAAAACCGAGTACCTCCATAAAGGAATAGACAGCGTACTTTCTGAAAAAGGAATTGATTACCAGATCAATCGTTATGGATCGATGATGTCGGTACATTTCACAGATCAAGAAGTAGTTGATTTTGCTAGTGCAGCAACTGGTAATAACGACTGGTTTAAGAAGTTCTTTCACGGCTTGCTAGAGCGAGGTATTTATTTACCACCTAGTGCTTTTGAATCCTATTTCTTAAATGATGCCTTGAGTTATGAAGATCTCGATAAAACTATTGAGGCCAGTAGGGAAGTGGTAGCAAAGTGGTAA
- a CDS encoding glucosaminidase domain-containing protein, whose product MKINFRLLCSLLLAGMFLVSCGSKKHVRTTKQKSKRTTTTPKAPVVSQEEDKVTITTTSTRSTDKVANYVEDFKDVAIQEMKLYKIPASITLAQGILESGSGSGRLAVEANNHFGIKCHTGWIGGRIYHDDDEAQECFRTYNDASYSYRDHSLFLKDRSRYAGLFELEKDDYKGWANGLREAGYATDKRYPEKLISLIERYELYQYDNIALGKSVDERPRVIEEVKEKNTTSYNKEYVVEKGDTLYRISKKYAITIEQLKKLNRLKSDELNIGQVLIVE is encoded by the coding sequence ATGAAAATCAATTTTAGACTCCTTTGTTCCTTGCTATTAGCTGGAATGTTTTTGGTCTCTTGCGGCTCTAAGAAGCACGTTAGAACAACCAAGCAAAAATCAAAAAGAACCACAACGACTCCTAAAGCACCAGTAGTTTCACAGGAAGAGGATAAGGTTACCATTACAACAACATCAACACGCAGTACAGATAAGGTTGCCAACTATGTGGAGGATTTTAAAGATGTTGCTATTCAAGAAATGAAACTTTATAAAATCCCGGCAAGTATTACTCTTGCACAAGGAATTCTAGAAAGCGGTTCTGGTAGTGGAAGACTAGCTGTAGAAGCAAATAATCATTTTGGAATCAAGTGTCATACGGGATGGATCGGTGGACGTATCTATCATGACGATGATGAAGCTCAGGAATGCTTTCGAACGTATAATGATGCGAGTTATTCTTATAGAGATCACTCTTTGTTTCTAAAAGACCGCAGCCGTTATGCAGGACTTTTTGAATTAGAAAAAGACGACTACAAAGGTTGGGCAAACGGCTTGAGAGAAGCTGGTTATGCAACTGATAAAAGGTATCCTGAAAAATTGATCAGTCTTATTGAACGGTACGAGTTGTATCAATATGATAATATCGCTTTGGGTAAGTCCGTTGATGAGAGACCTAGAGTCATAGAGGAAGTAAAAGAAAAAAATACGACTAGTTATAATAAGGAATACGTTGTCGAAAAGGGAGATACCTTATACAGGATTTCAAAAAAATACGCCATCACTATTGAACAACTTAAAAAGCTCAATAGACTAAAATCAGACGAGTTAAACATAGGCCAAGTGCTTATTGTTGAATAA
- a CDS encoding 1-aminocyclopropane-1-carboxylate deaminase/D-cysteine desulfhydrase: MNRLFTPKDSVNQKFKSFPDSEIEVDIKREDLLHKQVSGNKLRKLKYNLLEAQNQGRQTILTYGGAFSNHIAATAAAGKLLGLHTIGVIRGEELAKDLEKTFAYNSTLKNAHENGMQLHFVSREAYREKDTKAFQLQMEAIFGSYYHIPEGGTNSLAVRGTEEILTEYDTTYYHMICVAAGTGGTAAGIINSASPHQKIIVFSALKGDFIKKEIEQYTLRRDFEVVNETTFGGYAKSDDRLIDYMNTRFRESVTIENPYGIPLEPIYTAKMMYGIEQMVESGVIKGKTRILAVHTGGLQSIVGYNKMLEKKRRLKLSYENQF, from the coding sequence ATGAATAGGCTTTTTACACCAAAGGATTCTGTTAATCAAAAGTTCAAATCTTTTCCAGATTCAGAAATTGAGGTGGACATAAAGAGAGAAGACTTGCTCCACAAACAGGTTTCAGGGAATAAGTTGCGCAAACTCAAATACAATCTTCTTGAGGCTCAAAATCAAGGTAGGCAAACTATTCTGACGTATGGCGGTGCTTTTTCTAACCATATCGCAGCAACTGCAGCAGCAGGAAAACTTCTGGGTTTACATACTATAGGGGTGATACGTGGAGAAGAGTTAGCTAAGGATCTGGAAAAGACATTTGCTTATAACAGCACTTTAAAAAACGCCCATGAAAATGGTATGCAGCTTCATTTTGTTTCAAGGGAAGCCTACCGAGAGAAAGACACTAAAGCATTTCAGCTGCAGATGGAAGCTATTTTTGGCTCGTACTACCACATTCCAGAAGGTGGAACAAACAGTCTTGCGGTACGAGGAACGGAAGAAATTCTCACAGAATACGATACCACCTATTACCATATGATTTGCGTAGCTGCTGGGACTGGCGGTACAGCTGCTGGAATTATCAACAGTGCTTCACCACATCAAAAAATTATTGTTTTTTCTGCTTTAAAAGGAGATTTTATAAAAAAAGAGATAGAACAATATACCCTCAGAAGGGATTTTGAGGTGGTGAATGAAACGACTTTTGGCGGTTATGCAAAGTCTGATGATCGGTTAATTGATTATATGAATACTCGCTTTCGCGAAAGCGTAACTATAGAAAACCCTTATGGAATCCCATTAGAACCTATTTATACTGCAAAAATGATGTACGGCATAGAACAAATGGTTGAAAGTGGCGTTATCAAAGGTAAAACTCGTATTTTAGCTGTCCATACTGGCGGTCTGCAATCCATCGTTGGATATAATAAAATGCTAGAAAAAAAACGACGCCTTAAGCTTAGTTATGAAAATCAATTTTAG
- a CDS encoding DUF5522 domain-containing protein, with amino-acid sequence MKKIIPVEEGDYYTTPQGYRCFTEQYHLKRGYCCESGCRHCPYGYDKKTNSQN; translated from the coding sequence ATGAAAAAAATTATTCCGGTCGAGGAAGGCGATTATTATACGACGCCACAAGGATACCGTTGTTTTACAGAGCAATACCACCTTAAAAGAGGTTATTGTTGTGAAAGCGGTTGTCGTCATTGCCCATACGGTTATGATAAGAAAACAAACAGCCAAAATTAA
- a CDS encoding urocanate hydratase, producing the protein MNNNSSIAGFRESIQTGIPETLPAAYRYDPDVNHAPKRKKILTPDEEKLALRNALRYFDPKHHELLLAEFKEELDTYGRIYMYRFMPEYEIKARNIADYPAQSQQAAGIMLMIQNNLDHAVAQHPHELITYGGNGAVFSNWAQYLLTMKYLSEMTDEQTLVMYSGHPMGLFPSHKMAPRCVVTNGMMIPNYSKPDDWEKFNALGVTQYGQMTAGSFMYIGPQGIVHGTTITVLNAFRKIKKEPTGNIFVTSGLGGMSGAQPKAGNIAGCITICAEVNPKAVHTRHSQGWVDVVVRNTADLISRIREAQEHMETVSIAFEGNVIHVWEALYDAQIHIAIGSDQTSLHNPWAGGYYPVDLSFEESNHMMSNQPDQFKIEVQKSLRRHVDAINKHTEKGTYFFDYGNAFLLESSRAHADIEGVGKEFRYSSYVQDIMGPMCFDYGFGPFRWVCASNDPEDLKKTDQIATTVLEQLSKEAPKRTQQQMQDNIKWIKGAQENKLVVGSQARILYADTTGRIEIARAFNKAIADGKIGPVVLGRDHHDVSGTDSPYRETSNIYDGSRFTADMAIQNVIGDSFRGATWVSIHNGGGVGWGEVINGGFGMVIDGSKESENKLESMLFWDVNNGIARRNWARNENAVFTIKKAMETNPNLKVTIPNLVSDDLINKV; encoded by the coding sequence ATGAATAACAACAGTTCTATAGCAGGCTTTCGCGAAAGCATACAAACAGGTATTCCTGAAACATTACCAGCAGCTTATCGATACGATCCTGATGTGAATCATGCTCCTAAACGTAAAAAGATTCTTACTCCTGATGAAGAAAAACTGGCTTTGCGCAATGCTTTAAGGTATTTTGATCCCAAACATCATGAGTTATTATTAGCAGAATTCAAAGAAGAACTAGATACTTACGGCCGTATTTACATGTATCGTTTTATGCCGGAGTATGAGATTAAAGCAAGAAATATAGCAGATTATCCAGCGCAGTCACAACAAGCCGCTGGAATCATGTTGATGATACAAAACAACCTCGATCATGCCGTTGCACAGCACCCGCACGAGTTGATCACCTATGGTGGTAATGGAGCTGTTTTCTCTAACTGGGCGCAGTACCTTCTTACCATGAAGTACCTCAGTGAGATGACTGACGAGCAAACCTTAGTCATGTACTCTGGACATCCTATGGGATTATTTCCTTCTCATAAAATGGCGCCACGTTGTGTAGTAACTAATGGAATGATGATTCCTAACTACTCAAAACCAGACGACTGGGAAAAGTTCAATGCGCTAGGGGTTACACAATACGGACAGATGACCGCAGGTTCTTTTATGTATATAGGACCACAAGGAATTGTTCATGGTACTACCATCACCGTTCTCAATGCCTTTAGAAAAATTAAAAAAGAACCTACAGGAAATATATTTGTTACTTCAGGATTAGGCGGCATGAGCGGGGCTCAACCCAAAGCTGGAAATATAGCTGGTTGTATTACTATTTGTGCAGAGGTAAATCCTAAAGCCGTTCATACCAGACATTCACAAGGATGGGTGGACGTAGTGGTACGCAATACGGCAGATTTAATCTCAAGAATAAGAGAGGCGCAAGAACATATGGAAACCGTATCCATTGCTTTTGAAGGAAACGTAATTCACGTTTGGGAAGCGCTTTATGATGCGCAAATTCATATCGCTATAGGCAGCGACCAGACCAGTTTACACAACCCTTGGGCTGGAGGTTACTATCCCGTAGACCTTTCTTTTGAGGAGTCTAACCATATGATGAGTAATCAACCCGACCAATTTAAAATAGAAGTGCAAAAGTCGCTACGACGTCATGTTGATGCCATCAATAAACACACAGAAAAAGGAACCTATTTCTTTGACTACGGGAATGCATTCTTGCTAGAGTCAAGCCGTGCTCATGCTGATATTGAAGGGGTAGGCAAAGAATTCCGTTATTCTTCTTATGTCCAAGACATCATGGGACCCATGTGTTTTGATTATGGTTTTGGACCCTTTAGATGGGTTTGTGCCTCCAATGATCCAGAAGATCTTAAGAAAACAGATCAAATCGCGACTACGGTACTAGAACAATTATCTAAAGAAGCGCCAAAACGTACCCAGCAACAAATGCAGGATAACATTAAATGGATCAAAGGAGCGCAAGAAAACAAATTAGTAGTAGGCTCACAAGCACGTATTCTTTATGCAGATACCACGGGGAGGATTGAAATTGCCCGAGCGTTTAACAAAGCTATTGCTGACGGAAAAATAGGACCTGTTGTTTTGGGACGTGACCATCACGATGTTTCTGGAACGGACTCACCTTATCGAGAAACCTCTAATATCTATGACGGCTCTCGTTTTACTGCAGACATGGCGATTCAGAATGTCATAGGGGACAGTTTTAGAGGTGCTACTTGGGTTTCTATTCATAATGGCGGCGGCGTAGGCTGGGGTGAAGTGATCAATGGTGGTTTTGGAATGGTAATTGATGGGAGTAAAGAGTCAGAAAATAAATTGGAATCCATGCTGTTTTGGGATGTGAATAATGGTATCGCTCGGAGAAACTGGGCACGAAATGAAAATGCTGTTTTTACTATAAAAAAAGCTATGGAAACAAATCCAAATTTAAAAGTCACGATTCCTAATTTGGTCAGTGATGATTTGATAAACAAGGTCTAA
- a CDS encoding DUF4136 domain-containing protein, whose protein sequence is MKKLFTLLAVIALLASCQTVRVSQDYALGTPFNNYQTYAYYKKGVDEAKISELDKKRILRAIDTEMAAKGFTKSENPDLLVSIFTDSKERVDVYNNNWGWGFGYGWGWGGGFWGNNMRNNVTRTTEGILYIDLIDAQKKELIWQGVGKAPLKSTPEKKVERTNEIVKEILQQFPPMPRN, encoded by the coding sequence ATGAAAAAACTATTTACTCTTCTCGCAGTAATTGCCTTATTAGCAAGCTGTCAAACCGTGCGTGTCTCACAAGATTATGCCTTAGGTACTCCATTCAACAACTATCAAACATATGCCTATTACAAAAAAGGCGTGGATGAGGCAAAAATTTCAGAATTAGATAAGAAACGAATCTTAAGAGCTATCGATACAGAAATGGCAGCAAAAGGATTTACAAAATCTGAAAACCCAGACCTATTGGTCAGTATTTTCACAGACTCTAAAGAACGTGTTGATGTATACAACAACAACTGGGGTTGGGGCTTTGGTTACGGCTGGGGCTGGGGCGGCGGCTTCTGGGGTAATAACATGAGAAACAATGTCACTAGAACTACCGAAGGTATTCTCTACATAGATTTAATAGACGCTCAGAAAAAAGAATTGATCTGGCAAGGAGTTGGAAAAGCACCGCTGAAATCTACTCCAGAAAAGAAGGTAGAACGAACTAATGAAATCGTAAAAGAAATCTTACAACAGTTTCCACCAATGCCTAGAAACTAG